Proteins encoded within one genomic window of Alteribacter populi:
- a CDS encoding MBL fold metallo-hydrolase, with the protein MPQIKDAWFTVQQITKDTFAISEYGHWEKVHSFLLLGEERAALIDTGLGIENMKRMTDQLTSLPIVVLTTHVHWDHIGSHGEFDKIYVHEAEEDWLVNGIKKLPIEQIRKDVARDITKPVPEAFNSETYRPFQGKPTGLLRDGDSIQLGNRELTIYHTPGHSPGHIAILDHRHQFLFTGDLLYNETPIYAFFPTTDPAQLVASLEKIARIPKVSKIIGSHNQIGLSPDILEDVKKGMSQLKEKDLVKHGTGIHQFGSFSVQF; encoded by the coding sequence ATGCCCCAAATAAAGGATGCCTGGTTTACAGTTCAGCAAATAACGAAGGATACATTTGCGATTAGTGAGTATGGTCACTGGGAGAAGGTTCATTCGTTTTTACTACTGGGGGAGGAGAGGGCGGCTCTAATTGATACAGGATTAGGGATTGAAAATATGAAGCGAATGACCGATCAATTAACGTCACTTCCTATCGTGGTCTTGACAACTCACGTTCATTGGGATCATATCGGCAGTCATGGTGAGTTTGACAAGATTTATGTCCATGAGGCAGAAGAGGATTGGCTTGTGAACGGTATTAAAAAGTTGCCTATTGAACAGATCAGAAAAGATGTTGCTCGTGACATCACAAAGCCGGTTCCGGAAGCTTTTAACTCAGAAACGTACCGACCTTTTCAAGGCAAACCCACTGGCCTTCTGCGTGATGGCGACTCCATTCAATTAGGAAATCGGGAGCTCACCATTTACCACACACCTGGTCATTCTCCGGGACACATCGCTATACTTGATCATAGGCATCAGTTTTTATTTACAGGAGACTTGCTTTACAATGAAACACCTATTTATGCATTTTTTCCTACGACAGACCCTGCACAATTAGTCGCTTCACTTGAAAAAATTGCCCGTATTCCTAAAGTCTCTAAAATTATTGGTTCCCATAATCAAATAGGTCTTAGTCCAGACATTTTGGAAGATGTGAAAAAAGGGATGAGCCAACTTAAAGAAAAAGATCTTGTGAAACATGGAACCGGAATTCACCAGTTTGGGAGTTTTAGTGTTCAATTTTAG
- a CDS encoding TetR/AcrR family transcriptional regulator has product MPRGFTEREQEKIRQKLVDAGKYYFSSQGLKKTGVKELTDKAGIAQGSFYRFFQSKELLYFYILEMEEEVIREAVLKQLISTSNVTASLFASVLLKALTMIEKHPLTYRLYTSDDYDYLMRKLPTERLSEHAEQDTMSFTPLLSAWKKQGILKPDLYENVISGVLRGFFLLITHKREIGGDVYDETMTFMAYAIANEIFREGEVER; this is encoded by the coding sequence ATGCCAAGAGGGTTTACAGAACGTGAGCAGGAAAAAATCCGCCAAAAGTTGGTTGATGCCGGAAAGTATTATTTTAGCTCACAAGGATTAAAAAAAACCGGAGTAAAGGAGTTGACTGACAAAGCAGGAATCGCTCAAGGATCCTTCTATCGTTTTTTTCAATCCAAAGAATTGCTTTATTTTTATATTTTAGAAATGGAAGAAGAAGTGATTAGAGAAGCCGTTCTCAAGCAGCTAATAAGTACGTCTAACGTTACTGCTTCTTTATTTGCATCTGTTCTTTTGAAAGCACTTACTATGATTGAAAAACATCCGTTAACTTACCGTCTTTATACGAGTGATGACTATGACTACTTAATGCGAAAATTACCTACAGAGAGGTTATCTGAGCATGCGGAGCAAGATACGATGTCATTTACGCCTTTATTATCAGCTTGGAAAAAACAAGGAATTCTCAAGCCAGACCTTTATGAAAATGTCATAAGTGGTGTGTTGCGTGGTTTCTTTCTTCTTATTACTCATAAACGGGAAATTGGTGGCGATGTTTACGATGAAACAATGACGTTTATGGCCTATGCAATAGCAAATGAAATCTTTCGGGAGGGGGAAGTGGAGAGATGA
- a CDS encoding ABC transporter ATP-binding protein, which translates to MIQISELFYTYPGNHRPTIKGVNLSVKKGEIFGFLGPSGTGKSTLQKVLIGVLKNYQGKVRVLGQEAEQATGSFYEKLGVAFETPNFYQRFTAEENLQFFSSFYTKIAKDDFLRKVGLENDKHTKVADFSKGMLMRLNLVRSFLHDPDLILLDEPTAGLDPVNVNKVKELIMDKRAEGKTILLNTHNMHVAESMCDRVAFIVDGEIKLIDSPARLINLHSDKKVVVTFFENGEWRESSFSLSGLYKNEDFQSLLKQGKCESIQTYEKTLEDIFIEVTGRKLQ; encoded by the coding sequence ATGATCCAAATTTCCGAGCTCTTTTATACGTACCCGGGTAATCACCGCCCCACAATTAAAGGGGTTAACCTCAGTGTGAAAAAAGGAGAAATCTTTGGTTTTCTAGGTCCATCAGGAACTGGGAAGAGTACGTTGCAGAAGGTTTTGATTGGTGTTTTAAAAAACTATCAAGGAAAAGTGCGGGTTTTGGGTCAGGAAGCAGAACAAGCAACTGGATCTTTTTATGAAAAATTAGGTGTGGCTTTTGAAACACCTAATTTTTATCAAAGATTTACAGCGGAAGAAAACCTTCAATTTTTCAGTTCATTTTATACAAAAATAGCGAAAGATGATTTTCTCAGGAAGGTAGGACTTGAAAACGACAAACATACGAAGGTAGCTGACTTTTCAAAAGGGATGCTGATGAGGCTAAACCTCGTCCGTTCTTTCCTCCACGATCCCGATTTGATTTTACTTGATGAGCCTACTGCTGGGTTGGATCCAGTAAACGTGAATAAAGTCAAAGAACTAATCATGGATAAAAGAGCAGAAGGCAAAACGATTTTGTTAAATACTCACAATATGCACGTGGCGGAATCCATGTGTGATAGAGTTGCTTTTATTGTTGACGGGGAAATCAAACTTATCGATTCACCGGCTCGATTAATCAATTTACACAGCGATAAAAAGGTGGTAGTTACGTTCTTTGAAAACGGTGAATGGAGAGAAAGTAGTTTTTCACTCAGTGGGCTTTATAAAAATGAAGATTTTCAGAGTTTGTTAAAGCAAGGGAAGTGCGAGTCGATTCAAACTTATGAAAAAACGTTGGAAGACATTTTTATTGAAGTTACGGGGAGGAAGCTTCAATGA
- a CDS encoding serine hydrolase domain-containing protein translates to MLNEKVNETLKKTDFSGTVLLRAESDTVYSGASGYANRSDRLRINLETRFGIASGCKLFTAIAICQLVEKGDLTLQTRLNSCLDFDFPHFDDAITVHHLLTHTSGVPDYFDEEVMDDFEELWQQTPMYALRNLEGFLTLFQNEKMKFTPGSRFHYNNAGFVLLGLIVEKISGQVFSDYVEQHIFKKAAMEESGYFSFDQLPTNTALGYIEKEDGTWKTNVYSLPVKGGADGGAFTTVLDMIKCWDALFYNQLLCKEMTETLLSPHRSVDEENSYGYGVWITRKNDQIYKYHVMGYDPGVSFHSSYYPNSKHTLVVASNKSTGAYEVVEVIEEQLKE, encoded by the coding sequence ATGTTGAATGAAAAAGTGAACGAGACTTTGAAAAAAACTGATTTTTCCGGCACGGTATTATTGAGGGCTGAATCAGATACCGTGTATTCAGGAGCAAGTGGATATGCAAACCGAAGCGATCGTCTAAGAATCAATTTGGAGACCCGTTTTGGCATTGCTTCTGGTTGCAAACTTTTTACTGCTATTGCGATCTGCCAGCTTGTTGAAAAAGGAGATCTGACCTTGCAAACGAGATTAAACTCGTGTCTTGACTTCGATTTTCCACACTTTGATGATGCAATTACAGTTCATCACCTTCTTACTCATACATCAGGGGTTCCTGATTATTTTGACGAAGAAGTGATGGATGATTTTGAAGAGTTATGGCAACAAACACCAATGTATGCATTGAGAAACCTTGAAGGTTTTCTGACCTTATTTCAAAACGAAAAAATGAAATTCACACCTGGTTCTCGCTTTCATTACAATAACGCGGGTTTTGTCCTTCTCGGACTCATTGTAGAAAAGATAAGCGGACAAGTTTTCTCCGATTATGTGGAACAACACATCTTTAAGAAAGCGGCAATGGAAGAATCGGGCTATTTTTCATTTGATCAATTACCCACGAATACGGCATTAGGTTACATTGAAAAAGAGGATGGAACTTGGAAAACAAATGTGTACTCGCTTCCTGTAAAAGGGGGAGCTGATGGGGGTGCATTTACAACAGTCTTAGATATGATCAAGTGCTGGGACGCTCTTTTTTACAACCAACTATTATGTAAGGAGATGACTGAAACTTTACTAAGCCCCCACCGTTCAGTGGATGAGGAGAATTCTTACGGATATGGAGTTTGGATCACGAGAAAAAACGACCAAATCTATAAATATCATGTGATGGGTTACGATCCTGGTGTCAGCTTTCATTCTTCCTATTATCCTAACTCCAAGCACACTTTAGTCGTAGCATCTAACAAAAGCACCGGAGCATATGAAGTAGTAGAAGTAATCGAAGAACAGCTAAAAGAATAA
- a CDS encoding YusW family protein codes for MKLRWLVLTLLMTLSMVGLGADLGHAAPNVIDFELEIEMKDNNKYDIEYEVNGTQIEAKYQVPGEPVLYGQDAVQKVEEFISKLDLSPETGRQEAIDRVLEQLGLNQADIDDFELEVDFEGGQELDVEFEN; via the coding sequence ATGAAATTAAGATGGCTGGTTTTAACCTTATTAATGACGTTGTCTATGGTGGGATTGGGGGCAGACCTAGGACATGCGGCGCCAAATGTTATTGATTTTGAGCTTGAAATTGAGATGAAGGATAACAACAAATATGACATAGAGTACGAGGTGAATGGGACTCAGATCGAAGCTAAATACCAGGTTCCTGGAGAGCCAGTACTTTATGGACAGGACGCAGTTCAAAAAGTTGAGGAATTCATTTCTAAACTAGACCTCAGCCCTGAAACTGGCAGACAAGAAGCAATCGACAGAGTACTTGAACAATTAGGGTTAAATCAAGCAGATATTGATGACTTTGAATTAGAGGTAGATTTTGAAGGTGGACAAGAATTAGATGTTGAATTTGAAAATTAA
- a CDS encoding VOC family protein: MKLDNIRLLVTNFDECFHFYKEILSFEVTWGEPGGAYASFETAYGDTIAIFNREAMAAAVGKSSLPKDANVQDRFAIIFRIEDLAETVDVLKSKGAIVSEIHDQSSWGIKTAHVRDPEGNLLELMTSMPEEEWDESLREESEKYD; encoded by the coding sequence ATGAAACTCGATAATATTCGATTGCTCGTAACTAATTTTGACGAGTGTTTTCATTTTTACAAAGAAATACTGAGCTTTGAAGTTACCTGGGGTGAACCGGGCGGAGCTTACGCTAGTTTTGAAACTGCATACGGGGATACAATTGCGATTTTTAACCGTGAAGCAATGGCAGCTGCGGTAGGGAAGAGTAGTCTCCCGAAAGATGCGAATGTACAAGATCGTTTTGCAATCATTTTTCGCATTGAAGACTTAGCAGAAACCGTAGACGTGTTGAAATCGAAAGGTGCCATTGTTTCTGAAATCCACGATCAATCAAGTTGGGGGATTAAAACGGCTCACGTGCGCGATCCTGAAGGGAATCTTCTTGAACTGATGACGAGTATGCCGGAAGAAGAATGGGACGAATCGTTAAGGGAGGAGAGTGAGAAATATGACTAA
- a CDS encoding GNAT family N-acetyltransferase produces MTKKVIELTEQKEITEAFQLMRQLRTHLDLSTYLELVTEAMAKDHYRMMALFNEDKIVALIGFKPMITLYYGRFVWVCDLVTDSKDRSKGYGENLLNYVHEWAKDNDYSSVALSSGLQREAAHRFYENKMDYDKVSFVFKRSVN; encoded by the coding sequence ATGACTAAAAAGGTTATTGAATTGACGGAACAAAAGGAGATAACGGAAGCCTTTCAGCTAATGAGACAACTGCGTACACACCTTGATTTATCTACATATCTCGAGCTTGTAACAGAAGCTATGGCGAAGGATCACTATCGAATGATGGCTTTATTTAATGAAGATAAAATAGTCGCACTTATTGGTTTTAAACCGATGATTACTCTTTATTATGGACGATTCGTCTGGGTGTGTGATTTGGTTACCGATTCGAAAGACCGCTCTAAAGGTTATGGTGAAAATCTACTCAACTATGTGCATGAGTGGGCTAAAGATAACGATTATTCAAGTGTAGCGTTATCTTCAGGATTACAAAGAGAAGCTGCCCACCGTTTTTATGAAAATAAAATGGACTATGACAAAGTGAGTTTTGTATTTAAGAGGTCTGTGAACTAA
- a CDS encoding manganese catalase family protein has product MFYHMKELQYEAKPSRPDPFFAKQLQEILGGQFGEISVALQYLFQGWNSRANAKYRDLLMDVGAEELAHIEMLATMIARLLDDAPVGDKEVAAQDPVVGAILGGMNPQHAIVSGLGAMPADSVGNRWTADYIIASGNLLADFRANLNAESQGRLQAVRLYESTTDPGVKDMLSFLIARDTMHQNMWLAAIAEIEAQENIVVPSTFPRKLEKQQVSYDFYNLSQGEESSTGRWAQGRSMDGLGEFKYVSRAPAYGNSPVLNPAPEYVHDTLPSIRGPHIEMNKH; this is encoded by the coding sequence ATGTTTTACCATATGAAGGAGTTGCAATATGAAGCAAAACCGAGTAGGCCTGACCCTTTTTTTGCTAAACAGCTCCAGGAAATTTTAGGTGGACAATTTGGTGAAATTTCGGTTGCTTTGCAATATTTATTTCAAGGGTGGAATAGTCGTGCGAATGCAAAATACCGTGATTTATTAATGGATGTCGGGGCTGAGGAACTTGCTCACATTGAAATGTTAGCAACGATGATAGCAAGGTTATTAGATGATGCACCCGTTGGTGACAAAGAAGTAGCAGCACAAGATCCGGTAGTTGGTGCTATTTTGGGCGGAATGAACCCCCAACATGCGATTGTTTCTGGATTAGGAGCTATGCCAGCTGATAGCGTTGGTAACCGATGGACAGCGGATTACATTATTGCAAGTGGCAATCTCCTGGCCGATTTTCGAGCAAACCTAAACGCTGAATCCCAAGGACGTCTGCAAGCAGTCAGACTTTATGAATCTACTACAGACCCTGGTGTAAAAGATATGCTCTCGTTTTTAATAGCCCGAGACACGATGCACCAAAACATGTGGCTAGCAGCGATCGCAGAGATTGAAGCTCAAGAAAACATTGTAGTTCCTAGCACATTTCCAAGGAAACTTGAAAAACAGCAGGTTTCTTATGACTTTTACAACCTATCTCAAGGAGAAGAGAGCAGCACAGGAAGATGGGCACAAGGGAGAAGCATGGACGGCTTAGGAGAATTCAAATACGTTTCCCGAGCCCCCGCCTATGGTAATTCACCGGTACTAAACCCTGCACCCGAATATGTTCATGATACATTGCCTTCTATTCGCGGCCCTCACATCGAAATGAATAAACATTAG
- a CDS encoding manganese-dependent inorganic pyrophosphatase produces the protein MANDKVLIFGHKNPDTDTICSALAYADLKTQLGMNVEPVRLGEVSEETNYALKQFNVDAPRFIEKAAPEAEQVILVDHNERQQSVEDIEHVRVLEVIDHHRIANFETKDPLYYRAEPVGCTATILNKLYKENGVEIKKEIAGLMLSAIISDSLLFKSPTCTDEDVEAAKELAEIAGVDAESYGLEMLKAGANLSDKSVGQLISLDAKEFTMGNAKVEIAQVNTVDTEEVFARKDEFELTIANVVSEKGLDVFVFVVTDILTNDSTVLVEGQASEAVEKAFNVTLSNKTAVLSGVVSRKKQIVPPLNGVFA, from the coding sequence ATGGCAAATGATAAAGTATTGATTTTTGGTCATAAAAATCCTGATACGGATACGATTTGTTCTGCACTTGCATATGCAGATCTTAAAACACAATTAGGGATGAATGTCGAACCTGTTCGTCTGGGGGAAGTGAGTGAAGAAACCAATTACGCTCTTAAACAGTTTAATGTTGACGCTCCTCGCTTTATTGAAAAAGCAGCACCTGAAGCAGAGCAAGTAATTCTAGTTGACCATAATGAGCGTCAGCAAAGTGTAGAAGATATCGAGCACGTTCGTGTATTGGAAGTGATTGACCATCACCGTATCGCGAATTTTGAAACGAAGGACCCGCTCTACTATCGTGCAGAACCGGTCGGTTGTACAGCAACGATTTTAAACAAGTTGTACAAAGAAAATGGTGTTGAAATTAAAAAAGAGATCGCCGGACTTATGCTTTCGGCTATCATCTCCGATTCGCTTTTATTCAAATCACCAACTTGCACAGACGAAGACGTCGAAGCGGCAAAGGAGCTAGCGGAAATTGCAGGTGTTGATGCAGAAAGCTATGGCCTTGAAATGTTAAAAGCTGGAGCTAACTTGAGTGATAAAAGCGTGGGCCAACTTATTTCTCTTGATGCAAAAGAATTTACAATGGGGAACGCTAAAGTTGAAATCGCCCAGGTGAACACAGTAGACACAGAGGAAGTCTTTGCACGTAAAGATGAGTTTGAACTTACAATCGCAAACGTTGTGTCTGAAAAAGGGCTTGATGTCTTTGTTTTTGTTGTGACAGATATTCTTACAAATGACTCTACGGTGCTTGTTGAAGGACAAGCAAGTGAAGCAGTCGAAAAAGCGTTTAACGTTACCTTGAGTAACAAAACAGCCGTCCTCAGCGGTGTTGTTTCACGGAAAAAACAAATCGTACCACCATTGAACGGCGTATTTGCATAA
- a CDS encoding P-II family nitrogen regulator produces MTAPKQHYKLIITIVKKKQANKVITASKRGGAEGGTVLLGSGLGIHEKESFFGIDMIYEKEIILTLIPEERVTNVLEEIIKSAKLNQRGKGIGFVVDALAVKGIVHNNMDMALDEEALDKMTDNVEFELIVTIVNKGDAGIVVDASKKAGAEGGTILSGRGSGIHEKAKLFSMVIEPEKEIILTLVTRKNVKEVLSKIQEEASLNRPGKGIAFILPVEETIGINHELKKH; encoded by the coding sequence ATGACCGCTCCGAAACAACATTACAAACTGATCATCACGATCGTCAAAAAGAAACAAGCAAATAAAGTCATCACAGCCTCAAAACGTGGAGGGGCAGAAGGTGGAACCGTCCTATTAGGATCAGGGCTTGGCATACATGAAAAAGAATCGTTTTTCGGCATTGATATGATTTACGAAAAAGAAATTATCCTTACTCTTATTCCTGAGGAACGAGTCACCAATGTATTAGAAGAGATTATTAAGTCAGCAAAACTCAATCAACGTGGAAAAGGGATTGGCTTTGTAGTCGATGCTTTAGCAGTGAAAGGCATCGTCCATAACAACATGGATATGGCCTTGGATGAGGAGGCATTAGATAAAATGACAGATAATGTGGAATTTGAATTAATCGTAACCATCGTAAATAAAGGAGACGCAGGCATTGTTGTAGATGCTTCCAAAAAAGCTGGCGCTGAAGGGGGAACAATTCTGTCTGGGCGTGGATCAGGAATTCACGAAAAAGCCAAGCTTTTTTCCATGGTCATTGAACCTGAAAAAGAAATCATCCTCACCCTCGTGACTCGTAAAAATGTAAAAGAGGTTTTAAGTAAAATTCAAGAAGAAGCCTCACTCAATCGACCGGGGAAAGGAATTGCTTTTATTCTACCTGTCGAAGAAACGATCGGGATTAATCATGAACTAAAAAAGCATTGA
- a CDS encoding DUF1538 domain-containing protein, whose product MIHSVFTGFDHILLEVALAVLPLILFFTVFQIFFLKLSLKKVWKTMFGILLTFLGLSFFLQGVSVGFFPAGQAIGEILGQNSQSWLYLPLIGFLFGFVATFAEPAIRIMNHKVEKVTAGSISGNVLLLTLSIGVAISIALSMVRILLGIPLWIIVIPGYMAALLLIRFSKKRFVTIAFDAGGVATGPMTVTFIMAIAVGVANVTEGRDPLLDGFGMISLVALTPILSVLVLGLLYSKKEEQLYDRSETTLQTDHHDRQKETSK is encoded by the coding sequence TTGATCCATTCAGTGTTTACTGGATTTGATCACATTTTACTCGAGGTAGCTTTGGCCGTTCTGCCGTTAATTTTATTCTTTACTGTATTTCAAATTTTTTTTCTCAAACTCAGCTTAAAAAAAGTATGGAAGACGATGTTTGGTATTTTGTTAACATTCCTTGGATTATCATTTTTTTTACAAGGTGTAAGTGTAGGTTTTTTCCCTGCAGGTCAAGCTATTGGCGAAATTTTAGGTCAAAACTCGCAGTCCTGGCTCTACCTTCCACTCATCGGATTTCTTTTTGGCTTTGTAGCAACGTTTGCAGAGCCTGCTATCCGTATTATGAATCATAAAGTAGAGAAGGTGACTGCAGGCTCGATTTCCGGTAATGTCTTACTGTTAACATTGTCCATCGGCGTTGCTATTTCGATCGCGCTCTCCATGGTGAGGATTCTCCTCGGTATTCCATTGTGGATTATTGTAATCCCTGGTTATATGGCCGCCCTTTTACTCATTCGGTTTTCAAAAAAACGCTTCGTTACCATCGCCTTTGATGCAGGAGGGGTTGCCACGGGACCTATGACAGTCACGTTTATTATGGCAATTGCGGTCGGCGTAGCGAATGTAACAGAAGGACGCGACCCACTCCTTGATGGGTTCGGGATGATCTCACTCGTTGCATTAACCCCTATTCTTTCTGTTCTTGTCCTTGGACTACTTTATAGTAAAAAGGAGGAACAATTGTATGACCGCTCCGAAACAACATTACAAACTGATCATCACGATCGTCAAAAAGAAACAAGCAAATAA
- a CDS encoding DUF1538 domain-containing protein: MTNLFDQVKEVSFAILPMALLVIVLQYTIIGLPTEVFVHFLIGVLFVGFGLFLFLVGVHIGLLPIGELIGSTLPKIKKTWFIIGVGFFLGLVVTIAEPDVRVLAFQVDEVSKGAISNQLLVYTVALGVAIFVALAMIKMIYNISFVHLLVGGYGLIFLLVPFVPPHYLPISFDAGGVTTGPMTVPFILALGVGVASVLRGKDSSTSDGFGFVGLSSIGPVLAVMILGVVFG; encoded by the coding sequence ATGACAAATCTATTTGATCAGGTAAAAGAAGTCTCTTTTGCGATATTACCTATGGCACTCCTCGTTATTGTTCTCCAATATACAATCATCGGCTTACCAACAGAAGTTTTTGTCCACTTTTTGATTGGTGTTTTGTTCGTTGGTTTCGGTCTGTTTTTATTCCTCGTTGGTGTCCATATTGGACTATTACCAATCGGTGAGTTAATCGGATCCACCCTGCCTAAAATAAAAAAAACATGGTTTATTATTGGCGTTGGTTTTTTTCTAGGTCTTGTCGTCACCATTGCTGAGCCCGACGTACGGGTGCTCGCCTTTCAAGTAGACGAAGTTTCAAAAGGAGCAATTTCCAATCAACTCCTCGTTTATACAGTAGCGTTAGGAGTCGCAATTTTTGTCGCTTTAGCTATGATTAAAATGATCTATAACATTTCCTTTGTACACCTTTTAGTTGGGGGATATGGACTCATTTTTTTACTAGTGCCTTTTGTGCCACCCCATTATTTGCCGATCTCCTTTGATGCAGGGGGAGTAACAACGGGTCCAATGACGGTTCCGTTTATTCTTGCCCTAGGAGTCGGAGTTGCTTCTGTCCTAAGGGGGAAAGACTCGTCTACAAGTGACGGGTTTGGATTCGTCGGCCTCTCCTCTATCGGACCAGTATTAGCTGTGATGATTTTGGGGGTGGTTTTCGGTTGA
- a CDS encoding tyrosine-type recombinase/integrase → MKYVEPIKDVKKIQEVKEILKAKSTRDYALFVLGINTGLRITELLETKVFEVMDSSGEIGDFLYPHSRTNCAYSQFYLNEQVKEALSLYLSEYSFSEDDFLFKSIRGTVPITRQQAYRVIHTATREAGIDHKVGTHTLRKTFGYHAYRKGVAISLLQKILKHTTKNETYDYLGINPNDVSSIRIDVNL, encoded by the coding sequence ATGAAATATGTTGAGCCGATTAAAGACGTCAAAAAAATTCAAGAAGTGAAAGAAATTCTCAAAGCAAAGTCCACGCGTGACTATGCCTTATTCGTACTTGGCATTAATACGGGCTTGAGGATTACGGAATTGTTGGAAACAAAAGTGTTTGAAGTTATGGACTCAAGTGGTGAAATTGGTGACTTCCTATATCCTCATTCACGAACCAATTGTGCATATAGTCAATTTTATTTAAATGAACAAGTGAAGGAAGCTCTTAGCCTTTATTTGTCGGAATATTCGTTTTCAGAAGATGATTTTCTTTTTAAATCAATAAGAGGAACCGTTCCGATTACTCGCCAGCAGGCGTATCGGGTTATACATACTGCGACGCGGGAAGCTGGAATTGACCATAAGGTAGGTACGCACACGTTAAGAAAAACGTTCGGTTATCACGCCTATCGAAAAGGTGTAGCGATATCCTTACTTCAAAAAATCCTTAAGCATACAACGAAGAATGAAACTTATGACTATCTTGGAATAAATCCGAATGATGTTTCGTCGATAAGAATTGATGTTAATTTATAA